Proteins from one Triticum aestivum cultivar Chinese Spring chromosome 7A, IWGSC CS RefSeq v2.1, whole genome shotgun sequence genomic window:
- the LOC123149387 gene encoding 26S proteasome non-ATPase regulatory subunit 8 homolog A translates to MDPKLVEVTQLFDRFKAAFKASNFDVCSTLLSQLKVLLTKFPSLPPLFQQTPNAVEELKLAREIYEQAVILSVKMEDQDAFERDFCQLKPYYMDTCGIIPPSSEEYPIMGANLLRLLVQNRIAEFHTELELLPAKALDNAYIKHGVELEQSFMEGAYNRVLSARQTAPHETYIYFMDLLVKTVRDEIAGCSEKGYDYLSINDAKQMFKFSSDKELQQYIAEEHPEWDVKDGRVLFQKAKESQPCKEIPAAPVINQTLGYARELERIV, encoded by the exons atggATCCGAAGCTGGTGGAGGTGACGCAGCTGTTCGACCGCTTCAAGGCGGCCTTCAAGGCCAGCAATTTCGACGTCTGCTCGACCCTCCTCTCGCAGCTCAAG GTCCTCCTCACCAAGTTCCCCAGCCTTCCCCCGCTGTTCCAGCAGACGCCCAACGCCGTGGAGGAGCTCAAGCTTGCGA GGGAAATTTATGAGCAGGCAGTTATTTTGAGTGTGAAAATGGAAGACCAAGATGCATTTGAAAGGGACTTCTGCCAGCTCAAGCCCTATTACATGGACACATG CGGCATAATTCCTCcatcatcggaggagtacccaatCATGGGGGCTAACCTTCTGAGGCTGTTAGTCCAGAATAGAATTGCGGAGTTCCACACTGAGCTGGAGCTTCTTCCCGCCAAAGCGCTGGATAATGCTTACATCAAGCACGGGGTTGAGCTCGAGCAGTCCTTTATGGAGGGCGCATACAACCGCGTGCTGAGCGCTCGACAAACCGCGCCGCATGAAACCTACATATACTTCATGGACCTTCTCGTCAAAACGGTTAG AGACGAGATAGCTGGGTGCAGCGAGAAGGGATATGATTACCTGTCAATAAACGACGCGAAGCAGATGTTTAAGTTCAGCTCCGACAAGGAACTGCAACAGTACATCGCAGAG GAGCACCCCGAGTGGGATGTCAAGGACGGCCGGGTCTTGTTCCAGAAGGCGAAGGAGTCCCAGCCCTGCAAGGAGATCCCGGCAGCGCCGGTCATCAACCAGACCCTCGGCTACGCGAGGGAATTGGAGAGGATTGTGTGA